One genomic segment of Tripterygium wilfordii isolate XIE 37 chromosome 9, ASM1340144v1, whole genome shotgun sequence includes these proteins:
- the LOC120006395 gene encoding aquaporin TIP1-3: MPIYRIAIGTPGEASHPDALRAALAEFFSMLIFVFAGEGSGMAFNKLTDNGSTTPAGLVAASLAHAFALFVAVSVGANISGGHVNPAVTFGAFIGGNITLLRGILYWIAQLLGSVVACLLLKFATGGLETSAFSLSSGVSTWNALVFEIVMTFGLVYTVYATAVDPKKGDVGTIAPIAIGFIVGANILAGGAFDGASMNPAVSFGPAVVSWTWTHHWVYWLGPLIGAAIAAIVYDNIFIGDNTHEPLPNNDF; the protein is encoded by the exons ATGCCAATTTATAGAATTGCAATTGGAACACCGGGAGAAGCCAGCCACCCGGATGCTTTAAGGGCCGCACTGGCGGAGTTCTTCTCC ATGCTTATCTTCGTTTTCGCCGGAGAAGGATCCGGCATGGCTTTCA ACAAGCTAACAGACAATGGATCAACGACACCGGCTGGACTAGTGGCAGCATCATTGGCTCACGCATTTGCGCTCTTCGTGGCGGTGTCGGTTGGTGCAAACATTTCTGGTGGTCATGTAAACCCTGCTGTGACCTTTGGTGCATTCATTGGAGGAAACATAACATTGTTGAGGGGGATTTTGTATTGGATTGCTCAGTTGCTTGGCTCTGTTGTTGCTTGCTTGCTACTTAAATTCGCAACCGGTGGATTG GAAACATCAGCATTTTCGCTCTCATCTGGTGTGTCTACTTGGAATGCACTCGTTTTCGAGATCGTCATGACTTTCGGGTTGGTTTACACAGTTTATGCCACAGCAGTTGATCCAAAGAAAGGAGATGTAGGCACTATTGCTCCAATTGCAATTGGTTTCATTGTGGGTGCTAACATTTTGGCTGGTGGTGCTTTTGATGGTGCATCCATGAACCCAGCAGTTTCCTTTGGACCTGCTGTGGTTAGTTGGACTTGGACTCACCACTGGGTTTACTGGCTCGGTCCACTCATTGGTGCTGCTATTGCTGCCATTGTCTACGACAACATTTTCATTGGCGACAACACTCACGAGCCACTCCCAAACAATGATTTCTAA
- the LOC120006621 gene encoding F-box protein At2g39490 — MEANSDDLISGLPDDILLRIISSIPFESAIQTIFLSRRWRLLWNSTTLVQYGSRHDIAAAISSFVRNFNEHVQPCNNRKLRFHFGTDSVVSVIIISNDKLYIDFSSDRQEFPAQFGLKLDFNHQNPTDLNTFYVKTLQLVSVNHLTCEAVSSVVSMFQFLEDLKISDCRGLQSLYVGSDTKLRSLTIFDCHQLTSVHIRSFKLQTFRYRGLLPWLRPEYHFNLAEAMLDARKGPGCNRFKSCDFDSVLLTIKNVRLLALCEWMFEELIHPALCSMRAEFQFYNLKELWWIGSPKEQCSIDALVSFLKLCPTLEKLYFTIDPESYRVASAAATYSDRPGRGRQLDNLKLITVEGFENEDEEIIIIEHLLREFVKVEPLILVASDGKRLRRLIKVSEPTLQCKENSRMVLPLKGKAKKCFYKFVEEET; from the exons ATGGAAGCGAATTCCGATGATTTGATTAGCGGCCTACCAGATGACATCCTTCTTCGCATCATCTCTTCAATCCCTTTTGAGTCTGCAATACAAACCATTTTCCTCTCGAGAAGATGGAGACTTCTATGGAATAGTACAACTTTAGTTCAATATGGCAGTAGACACGATATTGCTGCTGCAATTTCTAGCTTTGTTCGCAACTTCAATGAGCATGTCCAACCGTGCAATAATCGGAAACTTCGGTTCCATTTTGGAACTGACAGTGTGGTCTCGGTTATCATTATTTCCAACGACAAACTTTATATCGATTTTTCGTCTGATAGACAAGAATTTCCTGCTCAGTTTGGCTTGAAATTAGACTTCAATCACCAGAATCCTACTGACCTTAATACCTTTTATGTCAAAACTCTTCAGCTGGTATCAGTGAATCATCTCACTTGTGAAGCTGTTTCTTCTGTGGTTTCAATGTTTCAGTTTCTTGAAGACTTGAAAATCAGTGACTGCAGGGGATTACAGTCATTGTATGTAGGCTCGGACACGAAGCTTCGAAGCTTAACCATCTTTGATTGTCATCAATTGACTTCTGTCCATATTAGGTCCTTTAAGCTTCAAACTTTTCGTTACCGAGGACTACTCCCTTGGCTTCGCCCCGAATATCATTTCAATCTGGCAGAGGCAATGCTCGACGCCAGAAAAGGTCCCGGCTGCAACAGGTTCAAGAGTTGTGACTTTGATTCAGTCTTACTAACCATAAAAAATGTCAGATTGCTTGCATTATGTGAATGGATGTTTGAG GAATTGATACACCCCGCGCTATGTTCTATGCGCGCCGAGTTCCAattctacaatttgaaagagTTGTGGTGGATTGGTAGCCCAAAGGAACAATGCAGCATTGATGCCTTAGTATCCTTCCTGAAACTGTGCCCCACTCTTGAAAAACTTTATTTTACT ATTGATCCTGAAAGCTACAGGGTGGCGAGCGCTGCTGCTACGTACTCGGACAGACCTGGTAGGGGTAGACAATTGGACAATCTGAAGCTGATTACAGTGGAGGGatttgaaaatgaagatgaagaaatcATAATAATAGAACATTTATTGAGGGAATTTGTGAAGGTGGAGCCACTGATTTTAGTAGCATCAGATGGTAAGCGACTGCGTCGACTGATCAAGGTTAGCGAGCCAACGCTGCAGTGCAAAGAGAACAGTCGAATGGTCTTGCCCCTAAAGGGAAAGGCAAAGAAATGCTTCTACAAGtttgttgaagaagaaacataG